From a region of the Sesamum indicum cultivar Zhongzhi No. 13 linkage group LG3, S_indicum_v1.0, whole genome shotgun sequence genome:
- the LOC105156802 gene encoding novel plant SNARE 13, producing MANLQLQMNPTMEQIHGEIRDTMRALANGFQKLDKIKDSNRQSKQLEELTEKMRECKRLIKEFDREIKDEDSRNPPEVNKQLNDEKQSMIKELNSYVALRKTYLSTLGNKRVELFDMGTGPSETTADDNAQVASEMSNQELIHAGMKTMDETDQAIERSKQVVHQTIEVGTQTATTLKGQTEQMGRIVNELDTIQFSIKKASQLVKEIGRQVATDKCIMFFLFLIVCGVIAIIVVKIVNPNNKSIRDIPGLAPPAQTTRRLLYVEPAQYFL from the exons ATGGCTAACTTGCAGTTGCAGATGAATCCTACAATGGAACAAATCCACGGAGAAATTCGTGATACCATGCGTGCCCTTGc AAATGGCTTCCAAAAGCTTGATAAAATCAAAGATTCCAATAGACAAAGTAAGCAGCTCGAGGAGCTTACGGAGAAGATGAGGGAGTGTAAGAG GTTGATTAAAGAATTTGATCGTGAAATAAAAGACGAAGATAGTAGGAATCCTCCAGAGGTTAACAAGCAGCTAAATGATGAGAAGCAATCCATG ATCAAAGAGTTGAATTCATATGTGGCATTGAGGAAAAC GTACTTGAGCACTCTTGGAAATAAGAGGGTTGAACTTTTTGATATGGGGACTGGTCCAAGTGAGACGACAGCTGATGACAATGCTCAAGTGGCATCAG AAATGTCAAACCAGGAGCTTATTCATGCTGGAATGAAGACTATGGATGAAACTGACCAAGCCATTGAACGCTCAAAACAG GTTGTTCACCAAACTATTGAAGTGGGAACGCAAACTGCTACTACTTTGAAGGGCCAA ACTGAACAAATGGGTCGCATTGTCAATGAACTGGATACAATCCAGTTCTCCATCAAGAAGGCGTCGCAGCTTGTTAAGGAGATTGGTAGGCAG GTGGCTACTGATAAATGCatcatgttttttctttttctgattGTATGCGGAGTTATTGCCATAATTGTTGTGAAG ATCGTGAATCCAAACAACAAAAGTATAAGGGATATCCCTGGACTTGCTCCTCCTGCTCAAACGACAAGGAGATTGCTGTATGTAGAGCCtgcacaatattttttgtaa
- the LOC105156803 gene encoding probable sugar phosphate/phosphate translocator At1g48230 isoform X1 has product MINRSLLLTYLYLLIYITLSSGVILYNKWVLSPKYFNFPFPITLTMIHMGFSGAVAFFLIRVFKVVTPVKMTFRVYATCVIPISAFFASSLWFGNTAYLHISVAFIQMLKALMPVATFVVAVLWGTDKLRWDVFLNMVLVSVGVVISSYGEIHFNVIGTVYQVTGMFAEALRLVLTQVLLQKKGLTLNPITSLYYIAPCSFVFLFVPWYFLEKPGMEVSQIQFNFWIFFSNAICALLLNFSIFLVIGRTGAVTVRVAGVLKDWILIALSTVVFPESTITGLNIIGYAIALCGVVLYNYLKVKEVRALQTPESIPDRITKDWKLEKKSSDLYTPDSSNDDDGSGSKASNSDFIMDEEAPLIPSSRLSHIGRTQQSTRNA; this is encoded by the exons ATGATAAACAGATCATTACTCTTAACATATCTTTACCTTCTAATCTACATCACACTTTCATCTGGTGTTATTTTATACAACAAG TGGGTTCTTTCTCCAAAATACTTCAACTTTCCATTTCCTATAACACTTACAATGATACATATGGGATTTTCTGGTGCAGTAGCATTTTTCCTTATTCGTGTTTTCAAG GTTGTGACTCCAGTTAAAATGACTTTTCGCGT ATATGCGACCTGTGTTATCCCCATAAGTGCCTTCTTTGCGTCTAGTCTTTG GTTTGGTAATACTGCTTACTTGCATATATCTGTGGCATTCATTCAGATGCTCAAAGCCCTTA TGCCAGTAGCAACATTTGTTGTGGCAGTTTTATGGGGTACGGATAAACTAAGGTGGGACGTTTTCTTGAACATGGTGCTGGTCAGCGTTGGAGTTGTCATTTCTTCCTACGGGGAAATCCATTTTAATGTGATTGGCACAGTATACCAAGTTACTGGCATGTTTGCAGAAGCTTTGAGACTGGTCTTGACTCAAGTCCTTTTGCAGAAGAAGGGATTAACTCTAAATCCCATCACAAGCTTATACTATATTGCTCCATGCAG TTTCGTATTTTTGTTTGTCCCTTGGTACTTTCTGGAGAAGCCTGGGATGGAAGTCTCTCAAATTCAGTTTAACTTCTGGATCTTCTTCTCCAACGCCATTTGTGCACTGTTGTTGAACTTCTCAATTTTCTTAGTGATTGGTAGAACTGGAGCAGTGACTGTTCGTGTAGCTGGTGTTCTTAAAGATTGGATATTGATAGCCCTTTCAACAGTGGTTTTTCCAGAATCTACAATTACTGGACTCAACATTATTGGCTATGCCATTG CTCTCTGTGGGGTAGTCTTGTACAATTATTTGAAGGTCAAAGAAGTTCGTGCATTGCAGACTCCTGAAAGTATTCCTGACAGGATTACAAAG GACTGGAAATTGGAAAAGAAGTCATCTGATTTATACACACCTGACAGCAGCAATGATGACGATGGAAGTGGTAGCAAGGCCTCTAATTCTGATTTTATAATGGATGAGGAGGCACCCCTCATTCCTTCGTCTAGGCTGTCTCATATTGGCCGGACACAGCAAAGTACTCGCAATGCATGA
- the LOC105156803 gene encoding probable sugar phosphate/phosphate translocator At3g17430 isoform X2 — translation MENVLSTRTVWHHKMWVLSPKYFNFPFPITLTMIHMGFSGAVAFFLIRVFKVVTPVKMTFRVYATCVIPISAFFASSLWFGNTAYLHISVAFIQMLKALMPVATFVVAVLWGTDKLRWDVFLNMVLVSVGVVISSYGEIHFNVIGTVYQVTGMFAEALRLVLTQVLLQKKGLTLNPITSLYYIAPCSFVFLFVPWYFLEKPGMEVSQIQFNFWIFFSNAICALLLNFSIFLVIGRTGAVTVRVAGVLKDWILIALSTVVFPESTITGLNIIGYAIALCGVVLYNYLKVKEVRALQTPESIPDRITKDWKLEKKSSDLYTPDSSNDDDGSGSKASNSDFIMDEEAPLIPSSRLSHIGRTQQSTRNA, via the exons ATGGAGAATGTTTTATCAACGCGAACGGTGTGGCATCATAAAATG TGGGTTCTTTCTCCAAAATACTTCAACTTTCCATTTCCTATAACACTTACAATGATACATATGGGATTTTCTGGTGCAGTAGCATTTTTCCTTATTCGTGTTTTCAAG GTTGTGACTCCAGTTAAAATGACTTTTCGCGT ATATGCGACCTGTGTTATCCCCATAAGTGCCTTCTTTGCGTCTAGTCTTTG GTTTGGTAATACTGCTTACTTGCATATATCTGTGGCATTCATTCAGATGCTCAAAGCCCTTA TGCCAGTAGCAACATTTGTTGTGGCAGTTTTATGGGGTACGGATAAACTAAGGTGGGACGTTTTCTTGAACATGGTGCTGGTCAGCGTTGGAGTTGTCATTTCTTCCTACGGGGAAATCCATTTTAATGTGATTGGCACAGTATACCAAGTTACTGGCATGTTTGCAGAAGCTTTGAGACTGGTCTTGACTCAAGTCCTTTTGCAGAAGAAGGGATTAACTCTAAATCCCATCACAAGCTTATACTATATTGCTCCATGCAG TTTCGTATTTTTGTTTGTCCCTTGGTACTTTCTGGAGAAGCCTGGGATGGAAGTCTCTCAAATTCAGTTTAACTTCTGGATCTTCTTCTCCAACGCCATTTGTGCACTGTTGTTGAACTTCTCAATTTTCTTAGTGATTGGTAGAACTGGAGCAGTGACTGTTCGTGTAGCTGGTGTTCTTAAAGATTGGATATTGATAGCCCTTTCAACAGTGGTTTTTCCAGAATCTACAATTACTGGACTCAACATTATTGGCTATGCCATTG CTCTCTGTGGGGTAGTCTTGTACAATTATTTGAAGGTCAAAGAAGTTCGTGCATTGCAGACTCCTGAAAGTATTCCTGACAGGATTACAAAG GACTGGAAATTGGAAAAGAAGTCATCTGATTTATACACACCTGACAGCAGCAATGATGACGATGGAAGTGGTAGCAAGGCCTCTAATTCTGATTTTATAATGGATGAGGAGGCACCCCTCATTCCTTCGTCTAGGCTGTCTCATATTGGCCGGACACAGCAAAGTACTCGCAATGCATGA
- the LOC105156803 gene encoding probable sugar phosphate/phosphate translocator At3g17430 isoform X3, with amino-acid sequence MIHMGFSGAVAFFLIRVFKVVTPVKMTFRVYATCVIPISAFFASSLWFGNTAYLHISVAFIQMLKALMPVATFVVAVLWGTDKLRWDVFLNMVLVSVGVVISSYGEIHFNVIGTVYQVTGMFAEALRLVLTQVLLQKKGLTLNPITSLYYIAPCSFVFLFVPWYFLEKPGMEVSQIQFNFWIFFSNAICALLLNFSIFLVIGRTGAVTVRVAGVLKDWILIALSTVVFPESTITGLNIIGYAIALCGVVLYNYLKVKEVRALQTPESIPDRITKDWKLEKKSSDLYTPDSSNDDDGSGSKASNSDFIMDEEAPLIPSSRLSHIGRTQQSTRNA; translated from the exons ATGATACATATGGGATTTTCTGGTGCAGTAGCATTTTTCCTTATTCGTGTTTTCAAG GTTGTGACTCCAGTTAAAATGACTTTTCGCGT ATATGCGACCTGTGTTATCCCCATAAGTGCCTTCTTTGCGTCTAGTCTTTG GTTTGGTAATACTGCTTACTTGCATATATCTGTGGCATTCATTCAGATGCTCAAAGCCCTTA TGCCAGTAGCAACATTTGTTGTGGCAGTTTTATGGGGTACGGATAAACTAAGGTGGGACGTTTTCTTGAACATGGTGCTGGTCAGCGTTGGAGTTGTCATTTCTTCCTACGGGGAAATCCATTTTAATGTGATTGGCACAGTATACCAAGTTACTGGCATGTTTGCAGAAGCTTTGAGACTGGTCTTGACTCAAGTCCTTTTGCAGAAGAAGGGATTAACTCTAAATCCCATCACAAGCTTATACTATATTGCTCCATGCAG TTTCGTATTTTTGTTTGTCCCTTGGTACTTTCTGGAGAAGCCTGGGATGGAAGTCTCTCAAATTCAGTTTAACTTCTGGATCTTCTTCTCCAACGCCATTTGTGCACTGTTGTTGAACTTCTCAATTTTCTTAGTGATTGGTAGAACTGGAGCAGTGACTGTTCGTGTAGCTGGTGTTCTTAAAGATTGGATATTGATAGCCCTTTCAACAGTGGTTTTTCCAGAATCTACAATTACTGGACTCAACATTATTGGCTATGCCATTG CTCTCTGTGGGGTAGTCTTGTACAATTATTTGAAGGTCAAAGAAGTTCGTGCATTGCAGACTCCTGAAAGTATTCCTGACAGGATTACAAAG GACTGGAAATTGGAAAAGAAGTCATCTGATTTATACACACCTGACAGCAGCAATGATGACGATGGAAGTGGTAGCAAGGCCTCTAATTCTGATTTTATAATGGATGAGGAGGCACCCCTCATTCCTTCGTCTAGGCTGTCTCATATTGGCCGGACACAGCAAAGTACTCGCAATGCATGA